In Aestuariibaculum lutulentum, one DNA window encodes the following:
- a CDS encoding thioredoxin family protein: MKRNVLTLAVIFLIGFLNLSAQGIEFQHISLEEALEKAKSEDKLVFIDFYTTWCAPCKSMAKNVFTLPEVGAVYNKEYINIKLDAEKEGLPAAKKYLVNSYPTYVYLNSNGNIVYKESGTRMPDDFIQLGRDAVASENSQFSLEKLQAKFPNKQDDADFLKVYFTKLLEYGQNPTEGINAWLKVQNEIEEADVDMMEFLLKYKDYILLNSKGAEILMANFDEYMDIATRKEEEELEVFKEVRLAKNTRDYAFQTKNPELWLTFMEAFNELPEKYKKRGNYLDYKITYYALLKDSKSYKKEVENYVDSLMVENTSGKTKSGAIVQDLSSKGEAYLKYADSKSDYKKLEGWVEYGYKLQSSPYLMDNLTSNLFYKKGKTKKAIEYKEKALANWPADDKKLSAKKYELEQMKKGELI; the protein is encoded by the coding sequence ATGAAAAGAAATGTTTTAACCCTTGCTGTTATCTTCTTAATAGGGTTTTTAAATTTATCTGCACAAGGCATCGAATTTCAACACATATCTTTAGAAGAAGCACTTGAAAAGGCTAAATCTGAAGATAAATTAGTGTTTATTGATTTTTACACCACTTGGTGTGCGCCTTGTAAATCAATGGCAAAAAATGTATTTACCTTGCCGGAAGTTGGTGCAGTATATAACAAAGAATACATAAACATTAAGCTTGATGCCGAAAAGGAAGGATTACCTGCGGCTAAAAAATATTTGGTAAATAGTTACCCTACTTACGTTTATTTAAATTCAAATGGTAATATAGTGTATAAGGAATCAGGAACACGTATGCCTGATGATTTTATTCAATTAGGACGTGATGCTGTAGCTTCAGAAAACAGCCAGTTTAGTCTGGAGAAATTACAGGCTAAATTTCCAAACAAACAGGATGATGCCGATTTTTTAAAAGTTTATTTTACTAAACTCTTAGAGTATGGGCAAAACCCAACTGAAGGGATTAATGCCTGGTTAAAAGTACAGAATGAAATAGAAGAGGCCGATGTAGACATGATGGAGTTTTTGTTAAAGTATAAAGACTATATTTTACTTAATTCTAAAGGAGCAGAAATCTTGATGGCCAATTTCGATGAATACATGGATATCGCAACCAGAAAAGAAGAAGAGGAATTAGAAGTTTTTAAGGAAGTACGTTTAGCAAAAAACACAAGAGATTATGCTTTTCAAACTAAAAACCCTGAGTTGTGGTTAACCTTTATGGAAGCCTTCAATGAATTACCAGAAAAATATAAGAAAAGAGGGAATTACTTAGACTATAAAATAACCTATTATGCGTTACTTAAAGATTCTAAGTCTTATAAAAAAGAGGTTGAAAATTACGTAGATAGCTTAATGGTTGAAAACACTTCAGGTAAAACTAAATCAGGAGCAATTGTCCAGGACCTTAGCAGCAAAGGAGAAGCGTATTTAAAATATGCCGATTCAAAAAGTGATTATAAAAAACTTGAAGGTTGGGTAGAATATGGTTACAAGTTGCAAAGCAGCCCATATTTAATGGATAATCTTACGAGTAATCTCTTTTATAAAAAAGGAAAAACAAAGAAGGCTATAGAGTACAAAGAAAAAGCCTTAGCTAATTGGCCTGCAGACGATAAAAAATTATCGGCTAAAAAGTACGAATTAGAGCAAATGAAAAAAGGTGAATTAATCTAA
- a CDS encoding M16 family metallopeptidase: protein MRKFLIFILTGFISFLGFSQNTLDLTQEVPFDKTIRTGVLPNGLTYYIKHNEIPKDKTSFYLYQNVGAVLESDKQNGLAHFLEHMAFNGTTHFQGNSVIDWLEKKGVKFGKEINAYTSTNETVYNLSEVPTVNEKVIDSCLLILSEWCNELSLTNEEIDAERNVIQEEWRQRYNANYRLEKQLKGVKYNNSVYSKRDALGSMDVVKNFKYRALRDFYHDWYRTDLQAIGIVGDFDVDIMEEKVKALFSKIPTIKNPKERKYVTIPDNEKPLYKVATDKEVKNVGLTLEIRQFYRKDNSLAQQRENFVHTVFNSLMNARYKEAIMKGKTPFKSPRALYTDFEKNYKAFNLSLSANESEVENAFKAVYTELQRVVQHGFTQGEVDRLKSKMLQNNDIWLQRSKNSSSDSYAKSIKSAYLDGLAVPTHEFSYNFAKTIIPSISKEEVSALAKQYLTEKNRVFTITAPEKENLQVPTLKQIQSIMAEVEKSKLEPYVDQFPVDMALLDSIPEGGKIISEKLIKDFKAVEWQLSNGAKVVYKFSNAQKGHLELNAVSQGGASVYDIKDIPSLQAVSLVNRFGIGDLDPLTYSKVMADNSAKSNVSLETYNERITASASTKDIESMFQLVYMRFETPRFDEAEFNELMTGNYNSLNNAVQNPNTVMSNTYKTLVANGDPRYFEFDKAYLDQINFNRMKEIYGERFSNAGDFTFYLIGDVPFNTVKSMVEKYIGALEGEDAKETYNALDDYFPKGLNKHRVEIPMEAPRAMVVIKMEENVDYNRETIVHHNILGDILNIRFIENIREKEGGVYTISVNARDVRVPTSKLNMDISFSCDPNNAEHLNDLVYNELKQIQKDVKQSDLAKVVENLKKTRPLMTQSNSYWMATLEAYYNYDENMMAPEYYDAILDKVTTEDIKKAAQNFFNSANTLDIIFLPKAK, encoded by the coding sequence ATGCGTAAATTTTTAATATTCATTTTAACAGGATTCATTTCCTTTTTAGGGTTTTCACAAAACACTTTAGATTTAACTCAAGAGGTTCCGTTCGATAAAACGATTCGAACTGGAGTCCTTCCAAACGGATTAACGTATTACATTAAACATAACGAAATACCGAAAGATAAAACCAGTTTTTATTTGTATCAAAACGTAGGTGCTGTTTTAGAAAGTGATAAGCAAAACGGTTTGGCCCACTTTTTAGAGCATATGGCTTTTAACGGAACTACCCATTTTCAGGGGAATTCAGTGATTGACTGGTTAGAAAAAAAGGGAGTGAAGTTTGGTAAAGAAATTAATGCCTATACCTCTACCAACGAGACCGTTTATAATTTAAGTGAAGTGCCTACTGTTAATGAAAAGGTTATTGATTCCTGTTTGTTGATTTTAAGCGAATGGTGTAACGAACTATCATTAACCAATGAAGAAATTGATGCCGAACGTAACGTGATTCAGGAAGAATGGAGACAGCGCTATAATGCTAATTACCGTTTAGAAAAACAACTTAAAGGTGTTAAATATAACAACAGTGTATATTCTAAGCGTGATGCTTTAGGCAGTATGGATGTGGTTAAAAATTTTAAATATAGAGCATTAAGAGATTTTTATCACGATTGGTACCGTACCGACTTGCAGGCAATTGGTATTGTGGGTGATTTTGATGTCGATATCATGGAAGAAAAAGTTAAAGCGTTGTTTTCTAAAATACCAACTATTAAAAATCCTAAGGAACGTAAATATGTAACTATTCCAGATAATGAAAAACCGCTGTATAAAGTCGCTACCGATAAGGAAGTTAAAAATGTAGGATTGACTTTAGAAATCAGACAGTTTTATAGAAAAGATAATTCACTGGCACAGCAAAGAGAAAACTTTGTGCATACCGTTTTTAATAGTTTAATGAATGCGCGTTACAAAGAAGCTATTATGAAAGGTAAAACACCTTTTAAATCGCCTCGTGCATTGTATACCGATTTTGAGAAAAATTACAAGGCCTTTAATTTAAGTCTTTCAGCGAATGAAAGTGAAGTAGAAAATGCCTTTAAAGCAGTATATACCGAATTGCAGCGTGTAGTTCAGCATGGTTTCACTCAAGGTGAAGTCGATCGTTTAAAATCTAAAATGCTTCAGAATAACGACATCTGGTTACAAAGAAGTAAAAACAGTAGCTCCGATAGTTATGCAAAGAGTATTAAAAGTGCGTATTTAGATGGTTTAGCTGTACCAACACATGAGTTTAGTTACAATTTTGCCAAGACTATTATTCCAAGCATTAGCAAAGAAGAAGTATCGGCTTTAGCAAAACAATACTTAACTGAAAAGAACCGTGTATTTACAATTACTGCACCAGAAAAGGAAAATTTACAAGTACCTACGTTGAAACAAATTCAGTCCATTATGGCTGAGGTTGAAAAAAGTAAACTCGAGCCTTACGTCGATCAGTTTCCTGTTGATATGGCTCTATTAGATTCCATTCCTGAAGGTGGAAAAATTATTAGCGAGAAATTAATTAAAGATTTTAAAGCCGTAGAGTGGCAATTGTCTAACGGAGCTAAAGTGGTGTATAAATTCAGTAATGCACAAAAAGGACATCTTGAACTTAATGCCGTTAGTCAAGGAGGTGCTTCTGTGTACGATATTAAAGATATTCCGTCGCTACAGGCAGTAAGTTTGGTAAACAGGTTTGGTATAGGAGATTTAGATCCGTTAACCTACAGTAAGGTCATGGCCGATAATTCAGCAAAATCTAATGTGAGTTTAGAAACCTACAACGAGCGTATTACTGCCAGTGCATCAACTAAAGATATAGAATCGATGTTTCAATTAGTTTACATGCGTTTTGAAACTCCTAGATTTGATGAAGCTGAGTTTAATGAATTGATGACTGGTAATTACAACAGTTTGAACAATGCTGTTCAAAATCCGAATACGGTAATGAGTAATACCTATAAAACATTAGTGGCAAATGGAGATCCAAGATATTTTGAATTTGATAAAGCTTATCTCGATCAAATTAATTTCAATAGAATGAAAGAAATCTATGGTGAGCGATTCAGTAATGCCGGTGATTTTACATTTTATTTAATTGGAGATGTACCTTTCAATACGGTGAAGTCGATGGTTGAAAAATACATCGGTGCTCTTGAGGGTGAAGATGCAAAGGAAACCTATAACGCATTAGATGATTACTTTCCGAAAGGATTAAATAAACATCGTGTTGAGATACCAATGGAAGCGCCAAGAGCCATGGTAGTCATTAAAATGGAAGAGAATGTCGATTACAATCGAGAGACTATTGTACATCACAATATTTTAGGAGATATTCTTAACATTCGTTTTATTGAAAACATTCGTGAAAAAGAAGGTGGTGTATATACTATTTCTGTTAATGCGAGAGATGTGCGTGTACCAACCTCTAAATTAAATATGGATATATCATTTAGTTGCGACCCGAATAATGCCGAACATTTAAATGATTTGGTGTATAATGAATTAAAACAAATTCAAAAGGATGTAAAACAATCCGATTTAGCTAAGGTGGTCGAGAATTTAAAGAAAACCAGACCACTTATGACGCAGTCTAATTCATATTGGATGGCGACTTTAGAAGCCTATTACAATTATGATGAAAACATGATGGCTCCGGAGTATTATGATGCCATTTTAGATAAAGTAACAACCGAAGATATAAAGAAAGCAGCGCAAAACTTTTTTAATAGTGCTAATACTTTAGACATTATTTTTCTTCCTAAAGCTAAATAA
- a CDS encoding alpha-ketoglutarate-dependent dioxygenase AlkB family protein — translation MNLFEPEIDPLKNWLPYDGTVNYYGKLFNKKEADFYFNNLLNEIEWRNDEAIIFGKLIITKRKVAWYGEKPFSYTYSNTTKHALPWTKSLLDLKNLIEQKTGETFNSCLLNLYHDGSEGMAWHSDGEKDLKKNGAIASLSFGAERKFAFKHKDTKEKVELALEHGSLLIMKGETQTHWLHRLPPTKLIKTPRVNLTFRTIVENQK, via the coding sequence ATGAATCTTTTTGAACCCGAAATCGACCCTTTGAAAAACTGGCTTCCGTATGACGGTACAGTTAATTATTATGGAAAGTTATTCAATAAAAAAGAGGCAGATTTTTATTTTAACAACCTTCTGAATGAAATTGAATGGCGTAACGATGAAGCGATCATCTTCGGAAAACTAATTATTACCAAACGGAAAGTGGCCTGGTACGGTGAAAAACCATTCTCTTACACGTATTCGAATACCACCAAACATGCCTTACCTTGGACTAAAAGTTTATTAGACTTAAAAAATCTAATTGAACAAAAAACAGGCGAAACCTTTAATTCCTGCCTGCTTAACCTCTATCATGATGGCAGCGAAGGCATGGCATGGCACAGCGATGGTGAAAAAGATTTAAAAAAAAACGGTGCCATAGCCTCACTAAGTTTTGGAGCCGAACGTAAATTTGCGTTTAAACACAAGGACACTAAAGAAAAGGTTGAATTGGCTTTAGAACATGGTAGTTTACTCATTATGAAAGGTGAAACCCAAACTCACTGGTTGCACCGACTTCCACCGACTAAACTCATTAAAACACCCAGAGTTAATTTAACCTTTCGTACCATTGTTGAAAACCAGAAGTAA
- a CDS encoding thioredoxin family protein, which yields MITKKSILYTLLLLPVLAIAQGIHFEKGSFQQAFDKAKKENKVLFVDGYADWCAPCKKMAKTVFMEEEVGAYFNEHFVSYKLNIEKGNGPKLKEKYGIQGLPSYVFIDANDEVVYRSSSAMPAEEFLSEAKAAMASANNPNSIARLSELYNKNKEDEALLAKYLDKLLEVKTDKNYTDILEQYLKVQTSIADSSQAMVNLLANHNKQLVFGGEADRIINENLKTKAWKKYVRKDIREIYQGLPKKMITATTEYAIVKRDTTYLELTFQRAGEAGFTANDAQRKRMYTYYYLNSGQGEKYKALVHDDIAKYVAAIDKEGSRTFYLDWLQKRAEGDPEALRMIRPNAVKYSEDLYRMLKDYVGFVNTEEEKKEVLSWMEVAYYIRPNSAENTSNYANILYVAGDKNKAIEVKEEAFKLGQEENLKRLSAIKGELDLMKAGEDILL from the coding sequence ATGATTACTAAAAAATCAATCTTATATACCTTACTTCTCTTACCTGTTTTAGCAATTGCACAGGGTATCCATTTCGAAAAAGGAAGTTTTCAACAAGCGTTCGATAAAGCAAAAAAAGAAAATAAAGTGTTGTTTGTAGATGGTTACGCCGACTGGTGTGCGCCATGTAAAAAAATGGCAAAAACTGTTTTCATGGAAGAAGAGGTAGGCGCTTATTTCAACGAGCATTTTGTATCCTATAAATTAAACATTGAAAAAGGTAACGGACCAAAACTTAAGGAAAAATACGGAATTCAAGGGCTGCCAAGTTATGTGTTTATAGATGCAAATGATGAGGTGGTATACAGATCATCAAGTGCGATGCCTGCTGAAGAGTTTTTAAGTGAGGCAAAAGCAGCTATGGCTTCAGCTAATAATCCTAACAGTATAGCACGCTTATCAGAACTTTACAATAAAAATAAAGAAGACGAAGCTTTATTAGCAAAATATTTAGATAAGTTATTAGAAGTAAAAACAGATAAAAACTACACAGATATTCTGGAACAGTATTTAAAAGTTCAAACTTCTATTGCAGATTCAAGTCAGGCTATGGTAAACTTATTAGCTAACCATAATAAACAACTTGTGTTTGGAGGAGAGGCAGATCGTATTATTAACGAAAATTTAAAAACCAAGGCTTGGAAAAAGTACGTTAGAAAAGACATTAGAGAAATCTACCAGGGTTTGCCAAAAAAAATGATTACGGCAACCACAGAGTATGCCATTGTTAAACGTGATACAACGTACCTGGAGTTAACTTTTCAAAGAGCAGGTGAAGCTGGTTTTACTGCTAATGATGCGCAAAGAAAACGCATGTATACGTACTATTATTTAAACTCTGGACAAGGCGAAAAATATAAAGCTTTAGTGCATGACGATATAGCAAAATATGTTGCAGCAATAGATAAAGAAGGTTCCAGAACCTTTTATTTAGATTGGTTACAGAAACGAGCAGAAGGTGATCCGGAAGCCTTAAGAATGATTAGACCAAATGCTGTTAAGTATAGCGAGGATCTTTACAGAATGTTAAAAGATTATGTCGGTTTTGTAAATACCGAAGAAGAGAAGAAAGAAGTGTTATCATGGATGGAAGTAGCTTATTATATTCGTCCTAATTCAGCTGAAAACACTAGTAACTATGCCAATATTCTTTATGTTGCTGGAGATAAAAATAAGGCAATAGAAGTTAAGGAGGAGGCCTTTAAATTAGGACAGGAAGAAAACCTTAAAAGATTATCGGCTATTAAAGGAGAATTAGATTTAATGAAGGCAGGCGAAGACATTTTGCTTTAA
- a CDS encoding GNAT family N-acetyltransferase, giving the protein MTLSFHQIHNDDLPTVLRLFKEAAEKIAKMKIDHWQYWKNPPADKIKWVKDGINNNEYFFIKNTNHATIGMVRILNEDILYWGLQQASALYVHSLTVKEEYNGQGIGKLILDTIEHQAKMKQCEYLRLDADSKNPRLCNYYESLGFKKVGEKTLTISTYNLYQKEIL; this is encoded by the coding sequence ATGACTTTATCTTTTCATCAAATTCATAACGATGATTTACCAACCGTTTTAAGATTATTTAAAGAAGCTGCCGAAAAGATTGCTAAAATGAAAATTGACCATTGGCAATATTGGAAAAATCCACCGGCAGATAAAATTAAGTGGGTTAAAGACGGTATTAACAATAACGAATATTTCTTTATAAAAAATACGAACCATGCTACAATAGGCATGGTTCGTATTTTAAATGAAGATATTTTATACTGGGGCCTACAGCAAGCGTCTGCCTTATATGTGCATTCATTAACAGTTAAGGAAGAGTATAACGGTCAGGGTATTGGTAAATTAATTCTCGACACCATAGAACATCAGGCTAAAATGAAGCAATGTGAGTATTTAAGACTTGATGCCGATTCTAAAAACCCTAGACTTTGTAATTACTACGAAAGTTTAGGATTTAAAAAAGTAGGAGAAAAAACATTAACAATCTCAACTTACAATCTCTATCAAAAGGAAATCTTATAA
- a CDS encoding thioredoxin family protein — protein MINKKILVFILLLMPFLGIAQGMNFEHITLEEALTKAKAENKLVFIDFYTVWCGPCKKMARDIFPLSTVGEMYNKNFINLKLDAEKEGEAVAKQYNVTGYPTLLYLDTDGKVLLMDTAYKPEDVFLDMAERAISSINSEYSLENLQDMFVDKQNDEQFLKMYIKKMDEFGQDISVGVDAWLKVQTEMDESSPEMLKYLLKNSRNILIGGKGEQILDENYETFMKQASSFEAKMLPRIKTQILNGTFDTAVRNKDPELMKTYIEAYKSQPEDRIREDYLVEAELIYFDMLDDDASYKATAANYINMLITKTSIEDIHQEDKKSYEMYKKAYDRDPKPERVSMLNASKEGLKALKLLKEIDEKGKEYLKRVTSNSEYKVVKTWIKYGYELKADNCFTDDLKAEMYYKKGKTKKAIQLKERAIKNWPTSDKKFVNKAYELEQMKKGASI, from the coding sequence ATGATAAACAAAAAAATATTAGTATTCATTCTTTTGCTGATGCCCTTTTTAGGGATTGCACAGGGAATGAATTTCGAACATATAACCTTAGAAGAGGCATTAACCAAAGCTAAAGCCGAAAACAAATTAGTGTTTATCGACTTTTATACGGTTTGGTGTGGCCCTTGTAAAAAAATGGCTCGAGATATATTTCCACTATCAACAGTAGGAGAGATGTATAACAAAAACTTTATAAACTTAAAGTTAGATGCCGAGAAAGAAGGCGAAGCTGTTGCCAAGCAATATAACGTAACAGGGTACCCCACTTTATTGTATTTAGATACAGACGGCAAAGTACTTCTTATGGATACGGCTTACAAACCAGAAGACGTTTTTTTAGATATGGCAGAAAGAGCGATATCATCTATAAATAGTGAGTATAGCTTAGAAAACCTTCAAGACATGTTTGTTGATAAGCAAAACGATGAACAGTTTCTTAAGATGTATATCAAAAAAATGGATGAATTCGGACAGGATATTTCAGTTGGAGTTGATGCTTGGTTAAAAGTGCAAACTGAAATGGACGAGTCGAGCCCTGAGATGTTAAAATATTTGCTTAAAAATTCGAGAAATATTTTAATAGGAGGAAAAGGTGAACAGATTCTTGATGAAAATTACGAAACATTTATGAAACAAGCTTCTTCTTTTGAAGCTAAGATGTTACCAAGAATTAAGACTCAAATTCTTAATGGAACCTTCGATACTGCTGTCCGTAACAAAGACCCTGAGTTAATGAAAACTTATATTGAAGCTTATAAAAGTCAGCCGGAAGATCGTATTCGCGAAGATTATTTAGTCGAAGCAGAATTAATATACTTTGATATGTTAGATGATGATGCATCATATAAAGCCACTGCAGCGAATTATATTAACATGCTTATTACTAAAACCTCAATTGAAGACATTCATCAGGAAGATAAAAAAAGCTATGAAATGTATAAAAAAGCTTATGATAGAGATCCTAAACCTGAAAGAGTATCTATGTTAAATGCTTCAAAAGAAGGGTTAAAAGCTTTAAAACTTCTTAAGGAAATTGACGAAAAAGGTAAAGAATATTTAAAACGTGTAACTTCTAATTCAGAGTATAAAGTTGTTAAAACATGGATTAAGTATGGTTACGAGTTAAAAGCAGATAATTGTTTTACAGACGATCTTAAAGCTGAAATGTATTATAAAAAAGGTAAGACTAAAAAAGCAATTCAGCTTAAAGAAAGGGCCATTAAAAACTGGCCAACTTCTGATAAAAAGTTTGTAAATAAAGCATACGAACTGGAACAAATGAAAAAAGGAGCATCAATTTAA
- the katG gene encoding catalase/peroxidase HPI yields MKKTLSLSLLVAILMLSACQKGKEHDAQVDASSGATKSKSNKAATSNSDWWPNQLNLAILRQNSSLSNPMHEDFNYIEEFNSLDYEALKSDIRKVLTESQDWWPADFGHYGGLFIRMAWHSAGTYRSADGRGGSRAGQQRFAPLNSWPDNANLDKARRLIWPIKQKYGNKISWADLMVLTGNVALEDMGFETFGFAGGREDVWEPEIDVYWGAEKEWLSDEKRYSGDRELERPLAAVQMGLIYVNPEGPNGVPDPLLAADDIRATFGRMGMNEEETVALIAGGHTLGKAHGAASASHVGADPESAGIEEQGFGWKSSYKSGKGADAITSGLEVTWTATPTRWSHQFFFSLFENEWELTKSPAGGHQWVAKGEPKMLVPDAFDPEKHHKPSMFTTDLSLRMDPSFEKISRRFYENPELFNEAFARAWFKLTHRDMGPKTTYLGPEAPTEDLIWQDPIPAVNHALINANDVASLKAKLLNSGLTISEMVTTAWASASTYRHSDRRGGANGSRIRLAPQKDWEVNNPAQLAKVLAVYETIQNDFNSKSGAKKVSLADIIVLAGNAAVEKAAANAGYSVNVPFTPGRMDATQEQTDVESFGLLEPMADGFRNYLKTQYTIPTEELLIDKAQLLTLTAPEMTVLVGGMRALGANYNGSKHGIFSDATDVLNNDFFVNLLDMSTEWKATSDTKEEFQGLDRATGEVKYTATRADLIFGSNSELRALAELYASSDSKEKFVKDFVKAWEKVMKLDRFDLIYK; encoded by the coding sequence ATGAAAAAAACACTATCACTTTCTTTGCTTGTAGCCATATTAATGCTATCGGCATGTCAAAAAGGTAAAGAGCACGATGCTCAGGTAGATGCCAGTTCTGGTGCTACAAAAAGTAAATCAAACAAAGCAGCTACGAGTAACAGCGATTGGTGGCCAAACCAATTAAACTTAGCTATTCTGCGTCAGAATTCTTCATTATCAAACCCGATGCATGAAGACTTCAACTACATCGAAGAATTTAACAGCTTAGATTACGAAGCGCTTAAAAGTGATATTAGAAAAGTGTTAACCGAATCTCAGGATTGGTGGCCAGCAGATTTCGGTCACTACGGAGGTTTATTTATTAGAATGGCATGGCATAGTGCAGGTACGTATCGTTCTGCCGATGGTCGTGGTGGTTCGCGTGCCGGACAACAACGTTTTGCACCGCTTAACAGCTGGCCAGATAATGCTAATTTAGATAAGGCTAGACGTTTAATCTGGCCGATTAAACAGAAATACGGAAATAAAATTTCTTGGGCAGATTTAATGGTGTTAACCGGAAATGTAGCTTTAGAAGATATGGGCTTCGAAACGTTTGGTTTTGCCGGCGGTAGAGAAGACGTTTGGGAACCGGAAATAGATGTGTACTGGGGTGCTGAAAAAGAATGGCTATCTGACGAAAAGCGTTACTCAGGTGATCGCGAGTTAGAAAGACCTTTAGCTGCTGTACAAATGGGATTAATTTATGTAAATCCGGAAGGTCCAAACGGCGTGCCAGATCCTTTATTAGCTGCCGATGATATTCGCGCAACCTTCGGAAGAATGGGAATGAATGAAGAAGAAACCGTTGCTTTAATTGCAGGAGGACACACTTTAGGAAAAGCCCATGGTGCGGCTTCTGCCTCTCACGTAGGAGCAGATCCTGAGTCAGCGGGAATTGAAGAGCAAGGTTTCGGATGGAAAAGCAGCTACAAATCTGGTAAGGGTGCAGACGCTATTACTTCTGGTTTAGAAGTAACATGGACGGCAACACCAACACGTTGGAGTCACCAATTCTTCTTTAGTTTATTTGAAAACGAATGGGAATTAACAAAAAGCCCAGCAGGTGGTCACCAATGGGTCGCTAAAGGAGAACCAAAAATGTTAGTGCCTGATGCTTTCGATCCTGAAAAACACCACAAACCAAGTATGTTTACCACGGATTTATCGTTAAGAATGGATCCAAGTTTCGAGAAAATTTCAAGACGTTTTTATGAGAATCCAGAATTATTTAACGAAGCATTTGCTCGTGCATGGTTTAAGTTAACCCACAGAGACATGGGACCTAAAACTACCTATTTAGGACCTGAAGCTCCAACTGAAGATTTAATCTGGCAAGATCCTATTCCAGCGGTAAATCACGCATTAATTAATGCTAATGATGTAGCTTCACTTAAAGCAAAATTATTAAACTCAGGTTTAACCATTAGTGAAATGGTAACAACGGCTTGGGCATCGGCTTCAACCTACCGTCATTCAGACAGAAGAGGAGGAGCAAACGGTTCAAGAATTAGATTAGCACCACAAAAAGACTGGGAAGTTAACAATCCAGCGCAATTAGCTAAAGTTTTAGCGGTTTATGAAACGATTCAGAATGATTTCAACAGTAAATCTGGAGCTAAAAAAGTATCATTAGCAGATATCATCGTGTTAGCAGGTAATGCAGCAGTAGAAAAAGCAGCAGCTAATGCTGGATACTCTGTAAATGTACCATTCACGCCTGGTCGTATGGATGCTACACAAGAGCAAACTGATGTTGAGTCTTTCGGATTGTTAGAGCCAATGGCTGATGGTTTCAGAAACTATTTAAAAACGCAATACACAATTCCTACGGAAGAGTTATTAATTGATAAAGCACAGTTATTAACACTTACAGCACCAGAAATGACTGTTTTAGTTGGAGGTATGCGTGCTTTAGGAGCAAATTACAACGGTTCTAAACACGGTATTTTCTCTGATGCTACAGATGTGTTAAACAACGATTTCTTCGTGAACTTATTAGATATGAGTACTGAGTGGAAAGCGACTTCAGATACTAAAGAAGAGTTTCAAGGTTTAGACAGAGCAACAGGTGAAGTTAAATATACTGCAACTCGTGCTGATTTAATCTTCGGATCAAATTCAGAATTAAGAGCGCTTGCTGAGTTATATGCAAGTTCAGATTCTAAGGAGAAATTTGTTAAGGATTTCGTTAAGGCCTGGGAGAAAGTTATGAAATTAGATAGATTTGATTTAATCTATAAATAA